The Homalodisca vitripennis isolate AUS2020 unplaced genomic scaffold, UT_GWSS_2.1 ScUCBcl_2915;HRSCAF=8073, whole genome shotgun sequence genome includes the window ACTACCTTTTGTGTACTTGATATTCATTAGGAGATCTACGAAATCATTCCTCTTGATATTGTTCTTTCGTCTATACTCCACAGAATCGCGAACCATGTTGGTCAAGAAATCCCTCAACTCAGGTCGAACCTTGTTGAGACGAAGAAAATCAATCAGGGAAGGAAAAGCCAGAGATAAAATTCGAACGATCTTGAATTTCATCGATTTAAACGCAGGACCCTTAACGACTCCAAAGAAGGTCTCACCTTCCTTCGTTAGAGCGTTTGTGTCCACTCCAAAGGCACAAGAGGCAATAACATCCATTGTGAATTTGGAAAGAACATTCTTCACGTCCACTATTTTTCCTTGTTTTAATTTCATCCATGAGCAGAACTTGCAACTGTTCACTACATTTCTCCATCAAGGCAAACATGAGTTTGATTTTGCCTGAGGTGAAAGTTGGTGTTAGTTTCGCCCTCATATCTTTCCATTCTTGCCCGActaaatttactaaatgcttCATAATGTATTCTGTGCGGTTGCCAATCACTGTCCCTCTGTCTGTGAAATACTGGAAGTCTTTTACCATGACCACCTTGATCAAGTCTGGGTCCCTCAATACCAGTGTAGGTGTTTAGGAAACTCCATTATGCCATAAAAGCGCTCATTTGGAAACTGTTTGTAGAATTTTTCGTGGACTTTGCCAGCAACATTTTTTGCAAGTATCACATCCTTTATAGAACCAAAAGGAAATTCAGGTTTGATGAATGGGACTCCTCTTTTGTTTCCAGTAATCGTAGCTTGTCGTGATGTTACCAATAGCAAGATGCAGAACAAGAGCAGTACACCAGAAACTATTTCCAAAATTGGATCTTCCAAAACTAATCCCATTATctgcaaagaaaatatatagttatacagAAGTAGTTTGTATTAAGAAATGTGTATAGTTGTATTaagaatttgtaatataataataataataataataataataataattttatttgtcatgaaaatgtattacatcattgacaaagtcatagtatattgcttattgttaaccaagtcaatacaatagtcaataaagtcttacaagtaaattaaataaaataaataaaaaaatcacaaaaatgacagtacaaattgtcagtaacagtaacaaacacattaaaaatcaatacttttggtGTTGAAGAATTCATCTAGACTGTAAAACGGATTTCTCCAACAACCAGGaatataacttattcttaaagatatcaaagggatatgagcaatattttttctccagaaagttataaattttcaaagatactACAACATGACTGGTGAGGGTTTTGCTTAATCGAAAATGTCCAATTTCAGCATTGTTTCGATTACGCGTGTTGTGgtcatgaattttatgtttaaaatttaacaaatttggatttttatggatGTAAACCACCGagtcatatatatacaaatttagaacCGTCTGAAAACGAAAATTTTATGAAATGGGGTTTGCAATGCTCTCTGGTATCACACTTTTTTAGAGCCCTAATTGC containing:
- the LOC124372318 gene encoding probable cytochrome P450 6a18: MKLKQGKIVDVKNVLSKFTMDVIASCAFGVDTNALTKEGETFFGVVKGPAFKSMKFKIVRILSLAFPSLIDFLRLNKVRPELRDFLTNMVRDSVEYRRKNNIKRNDFVDLLMNIKYTKGSWEENGDVNSKSDDKISG